Genomic segment of Andrena cerasifolii isolate SP2316 chromosome 7, iyAndCera1_principal, whole genome shotgun sequence:
tggagcaaaaccggaaataaacatatctatccctttctatcagtatttctctctctctttctgtcagtatttctatcTCTTTTTATCAGTATTTTTGTCACATTCGTTTTTactgtttctttctctgtctacttccgcttttgctccaaaatcgcggcaaccaatcagcgacgatacacgttatttcgatcactccctagaggatcactatgccTAACATTTGAATAATGCGCCCAAACggttggaaataaaaaaacttttcaaaTGCTTTCGCGACATTCGGTATATCAAACTTGCATGGATGGCAGCTTGGAGGTGcttttaagggggccgtctcctttttgttatggtccgaatcgatcgaagtgcccttgtaaacagacggaccctaatgaaactactgcggtcggtaaaaagaagttgtacaatggtgacatctaccggtactctacgtagacgaatttttgacagcatagttgccgcatgttctgttgtctccgtctctgccgcgctgtttccacagctccttctattgagaagcttggaggaatacggcacgagagctgcgtctaggcagcgatcgccgggctccatgtaccgctgatggaggggggaacatcgacaggagcggtggttatgtgtgaggaactgcggtgcgttaGTCACGCatacataaccaccgctgtaggtgtttcctcgtgcatcagctgtagctggagcccgccaattcctgcgtctagcatcagagccttgctgaacgtaaaggaggatagtgttccgtcttacgggaacaaaggggggttcagagcgaggcagaaattcagcgacccttattcctaggcaattgcttaccgtcgaagtcttggggagcatttgcctgccagatgtttaataggtggcaattcggcatcgtgctatttttttggacacttcgaccgtcctcgctctgggaaaacccgttgattgctctgtcagcgggtggtgtacggtaacttcaaaacggtacataccgtcgaccaccgctgactcgcgggacaatacgatcataaaccgcgaccccggcgagaggctccggccgatcaacccagcgaggtttgttagccagatgtccggttttccctgcgctacgtcacgaagaaggagaggattcctcctccatcaccgaaatcttggagggaaggttcctcctcttcaagcaaggctgagccaatcaggcattttggcgcctcccaaaaatcagatgtcttgtccacctttgacatcgaaaaggtggacaagaccagaagtcaacgagctcgggaacagtacggttcggtgtttttgatgaggtcagcattcggacacatcagcacaagtagagctaacttctcagatcatcgttcagaacagaatcgacacgtaataatttaaacagtcacccaatattaatttggcgggtgatacatcgtccggcttatacgcgtaccaaccggtgaatcgagccttacaccctcgaaagcaaaattctataattttcacgcgtgtgccgtgcgaacattttggtccttcgagccggatccaCGACCGTGGAAGTGCAGTGTGCAAAGACTTCTAAACTTCCTTCAAGTGTATTCCGAAATTCTACCACGGGCAGGAGAATTAATTCGGAACGGAAAGACGTCAACATCGTGGAAGCTGAACAGCCAGCCTTGAGGTGGACAACGCATTCGTCAACGGCGTCATCCGGTCCAGAGACGACTCCACCAGCACAAGGACTTTGGTTACGGTAAGCTCGTTATTGAGGAATTACCATTTAGTTAAGCACACGTGATCTATCCTTCCGTTAATTCCTATCGTATCCATTCCACTTCGCCTAAAATGTCGCAAGAAGACATCAACGCGCGTATTAACGGTTTGAAGATGAAACGGCGATCGTTCAAATCGCAAATCACTCACTTCAACAAGTACCTCGATTCGTATCAAGATTGTGAGAAGAATCGTGTCAAGCTTCGCGAACGCATCGAACGGCTTCGTAATCAGTTCGGAACCTTCAATGGCATTCAAGACGAACTGGCCCTCATTGAAGACTTCGATCAAGCGGAAGCCGAACGTGAGGAAATAACAGAACAGTTTGACGACACATTGGCGACAGCAGTAGTCTTAATGAATAGTTTTGTAGCGTCCGTAAATCTTATTCCGCCACCGAACATCGAAAACGTATCACGAGATTCGCCCGCGCCGTCAGCCGCATCATCGTTTCCACTTTCGGTGAAATTACCCAAGATCGACCTCCAAAAGTTCGACGGTCGAATCGAAAAATGGGTCACGTTCAGGGATGGTTTCAAAACGACGATCCATGCAATACCCGGTCTCAGCAACATTCAAAAGCTGAATTATTTACGCGCTTCACTGTCCGGGAAGGCAGAATCTGCGATCGAGGCTTACACCATCACCGATGATAACTATGAGGCTGCATGGGATCACCTCTTAGAAATCTACGACAACAAACGCGCTCTCGTTTTGCGTCACGCCTCGCTTCTCGTCGACACACCCGCAATGCCAAACGATTCATCGGAATCGAACCGTGATTTGGccaatcacatgcagctgcacatTCGGTCGCTGCAAGCACTCGGGAGATCGTGGGAGGACATCGCGAACGATCTTTTACTTAGCATCGCTGTGTCCAGTATGGCGGAGGACGCTCGAAAGGCATGGGAACGGACATTATCAGACATGGAGGTTCCGAAGATTGCGACCGTGTTTAAACATTTGCACATCGCCGCGCATCAGTGCGAAGAATACTCCACATCGCGCGGGAATGCAGGTCGGGACTTACCAGATGAACACCGGACGGATTCAGTAGCGCAACGCCGAAACGATACGTCAAACACCCATCGCGCGAAACCCGCTAGAGCACCGAAGTCGCCGCCATCTCCGCGGAAGACGCGACAAACATTTGCCACAAACCGATACCCGAATTGCAAGATTTGTCACGCGGATTCTCACGCCGCGTATCAATGTACACAATTTCTCGAATTGTCGATCGAAAAACGCATCGAAGCCGCGCGTAAGGCAAGACTTTGCATGAATTGTTTACGTTCGGATCACAAAACCGATGAGTGTAAGGCCGGAAAATGTCGCGTATGCAATAAGACACACAACACTAGGCTTCATTTAGACACACAAAATGAATCCTGACTAGAGTCATTCcgtaaaaaatcgcgaaaacgcAACGCTCGGAAACGTGACCGCCGAGAAACCGCCCTAGTCGCTAATGCATCGGCCGACGGTATCATGCCTACCGCGATCGTTCACGCGTTAGATCACGAGCAGAGACCGATCGAATGTCGAACGTTAGTCGACACATGCTCTGACGCGAATTACGTCACCGAAGAATTCGCGTCGAAATTACATCTTCAGTGCAAAAGGGCTTCCGTGGCCATCGAAGCGTTAAATGCACTAAATACCGTGACGAACAAACTAATTTCTACCACCATAAAGTCACGactatcggattttcaacgtcaTCTTACATTTTTTGTGATACCACGGATTTCGCGACCTTTACCGGACACTCAAATCGATCGCACGAGGTTTAAGATTCCGGCAAATTTGAAATTAGCGGACCCGAATTTCCACCGCCCAGCATCCGTCGATATGCTGATAGGCACCGGCCCTTCGCTCGCGAGCTTTAGCGTTGGGCAAATCGATCTTTCCCCTCGTAACGGGCCTGATCTTATCCTACAAAAATCACAGCTAGGATGGATCATCGGGGGGAGCGTGTTGTCAACGTCGCCGCATATACAACGCAAAACGTTTGCAACCAGCGTCAATTTCGATCTTTCGAAATTTTGGGACATCGAAGAAGGACCACAGCAGCGATACCTATCATCCGAGGAACGCGACTGCGAAGATCACTTCACCGCCCACGTCCAACGGAACGAATCAGGACGCTATCTCGTCGCGCTACCGTTTAATCAGAAGAAGCAATCCATCGGAGATTCTCGTTCGCGAGCGTACAATCGGTTTCTTTCGTTAGAACGCAAGTTTCATCGTAACAAATCGCTGCAAAGAGAATATTCGTCCGTGATACAAGAATATATCTCGCTTGGTCATATGACTAAGGTGAAAACACGCGATTCAGACGGTTTTTACCTGCCACATCATGCGGTCATAAAACCCTCGAGCACGACTACAAAAGTTCGAGTGGTTTTCGACGGCTCCGCGAAATCGAGCAGCGGCCTATCTTTAAACGACGCACTAATGATCGGTCCGACCATCCAAGATGACATTTTTGCTTTGCTCCTGCGGTTTCGCATGTACGCATACGTGCTGACCGGAGACATCGAAAAAATGTACCGCCAATTCCTCATTAGACCAGAGGATCGTCGTTATCAACGCATTTTGTGGAGAGACGAACGGAACGAAATAGCGACATTCGAATTGAACACAGTCACGTTCGGACTGTCTTCAGCACCGTATCTCGCCATAAGATGTGTCCACCAGCTTGCGGACGACGAAGAGGATTCATTTCCAAGGGCGGCATCCATTTTGAAGCGGGACATGTACGTCGACGACCTTTTGACCGGGGCCGACACATACGCAGAAGCCAAGAATTTACGCGACGAGGTCATCGGCCTGCTTCAGCGAGGAGGACTCAACATCCGACAATGGGTCTCCAACGAACCGCGACTTCTCGATGGGTTGACGGAAGAACAGATCCATCCGAAATTCTTTGGCGATTCAACGGTCAAGACGCTCGGGGTATCATGGGACGCGCGAAACGATACGGTTACGTACACCGTCGACCCACACGTTATCACGAAGGTGACGAAACGGACGATTCTTTCCAGCATCGCGAGAATTTTCGATCCGTTAGGGTTACTCGCTCCGGTTACCGTCGTCGCGAAAATATTGATGCAACGTCTTTGGCATCTTAAACTGGACTGGGACGAGTCATTGCCAGCCAGCCTCCACACCGAGTGGATAACATTCGCGAACGATTTTAAACATCTCCATAATGTATCCTTCGGTCGAAACGTTACACAGCGCGCAACGCGTAGGATCGAACTTCACGGGTTCTGTGACGCGAGTGAACAGGCATATGGAGCATGTTTGTATATACGCTCGATTGACAAACGCGGTAAAATAAACGTAAATTTACTATGCGCGAAATCTCGTGTAGCACCACTTAAGACGATAAGTCTCGCTCGTTTAGAACTATGCGGTGCAATTCTCCTGGCTTCATTATATGCCACTGTTCGAGAGGCCATCAAACGCGAACTCGACAGCGTTATCTTTTGGACCGATTCTACCATCGTGCTGAACTGGTTACAGAAAGAACCGTCCTCTCTAAAAACATTCGTCGCGAATAGAGTGTCCGAAATACAATCGAAAACCGACATCACCGCATGGCGTCACGTTAGATCTTGCGATAATCCGGCAGATTTACTCTCGCGAGGACAATCACCGACACAATTTCTTCACGATTCCAACTGGCGGCACGGACCGCAATGGCTCTCAAGCGTCGAATCGGCTTGGCCAGagtcaaagtttaaaatcgttgAAGAAGTTCCAGAGACCAAACGTGTTACCTGCTTTGTAACCACCACGATTAACAGCGACGAGATCTTAAATCGTTATTCAAGTTTGTCTCGCCTCCGACGAATCATCGCGTATTGCCTGCGGCTTAGACTACCTCGTCGATTTAAGGGACCTCTGACCGTGGAAGAATTACACGCAGCAAACGATCGTGTGGTACAACTTGTGCAATCATCCGCATTCACACAAGACCTTCACCATCTTAAGACCGGAGCAGGACTACATCCGAAGAGTAAGCTCTTGCCGTTACATCCCTTCCTTGACGATAAGGGAATATTACGGGTCGGAGGGCGATTACAGAACTCCACCTTGCCGTTCGAACAAAAACATCCGGTTCTCCTACCGAAAGGACACCGTATCACTGAGCTCATCATTCGCGAAGCTCATTTACAGCTTCACCATGCAGGTATCAACTCGACTCTGTACGCCGTTCGTCAAACATACTGGCCAATCGATGGAAAAAATACTACGCGAAAAATTGTTCGGCAATGTGTTAGATGCTTCCGCGTGAATCCACCTGTCACCGACTACGTCATGGGCAATCTACCTGCCGCTCGAGTCACAGAAACCCGACCGTTTTACAACTGCGGCGTGGACTACTGCGGTCCATTCTATATTAAGGAGCGACGTTTCCGTAATCGCACTCGTATAAAGACCTACGTTGCAGTTTTTATATGCCTCGCAACGAAAGCCGTCCATCTAGAGGTCGTCAGTGACATGACGACCGAAGCATTCATCGCGGCGTTAAAACGGCTAATCGCGCGTCGAGGGATGTGCCGTAACATGTATTCGGACAACGGTTCGAATTTCATCGGCGCAAATAATGAATTGCGCGAAATTCACGAAGACCTCCTGAAAAACGAAAGGGTACAACATTTCCTGGCGGACAAAGGAATATCGTGGCACTTCATGCCAGCTCTATCGCCTCATTTTGGCGGACTTTGGGAGGCTGCGGTAAAATCTTTCAAGCACCATGTAAAACGCGTTGTTGGTGAAGAACTGTTCACGTTCGAACAGTTCAATACGTTCGTTATTGAAGTCGAGGCGATTTTAAACTCTCGTCCTCTAACACCTCTTTCCTGTGATTCCAATGATCCTATAGCCTTAACCCCTGGTCACTTCTTAATTGGTAATTCTTTAACGAGTCTACCGGAGACCGATTTCAAGGCAACAGCGACCAACCGGTTGTCAAATTGGCAACACATCCAGAAGGTGAAACAGGACTTCTGGTCCAGGTGGCATAAGGAATATATCAACCACTTGAACGTGCGCCATAAGTGGACTAAGGGTTCCCATACGATCAAGGAAGGCACCATCGTGGTCATTAGGGATGACCAGCTTCCACCCCTACAGTGGCATCTCGGCTGTATCGAGAAGGTTCATCCCGGGAAAGACGACATCGTACGGACTGTTACCGTTCGAACATTCCGCGGTGTTTACCGTCGCAACGTGAAGCAACTCGCGCCGCTTCCGGTCCACAACGAAACAGAACTCGTCGCATAAACAAagacttttaatttaataagcATCGTAGCTTTAAGTATCATATTTTCATCCAATTATGGTATATGTATTTGATCGACGGGTCTCTCAACGGGGGGAgcatgttccgtcttacgggaacaaaggggggttcagagcgaggcagaaattcagcgacccttattcctaggcaattgcttaccgtcgaagtcttggggagcatttgcctgccagatgtttaataggtggcaattcggcatcgtgctatttttttggacacttcgaccgtcctcgctctgggaaaacccgttgattgctctgtcagcgggtggtgtacggtaacttcaaaacggtacataccgtcgaccaccgctgactcgcgggacaatacgatcataaaccgcgaccccggcgagaggctccggccgatcaacccagcgaggtttgttagccagatgtccggttttccctgcgctacgtcacgaagaaggagaggattcctcctccatcaccgaaatcttggagggaaggttcctcctcttcaagcaaggctgagccaatcaggcattttggcgcctcccaaaaatcagatgtcttgtccacctttgacatcgaaaaggtggacaagaccagaagtcaacgagctcgggaacagtacggttcggtgtttttgatgaggtcagcattcggacacatcagcacaagtagagctaacttctcagatcatcgttcagaacagaatcgacacgtaataatttaaacagtcacccaatattaatttggcgggtgatacatcgtccggcttatacgcgtaccaaccggtgaatcgagccttacaccctcgaaagcaaaattctataattttcacgcgtgtgccgtgcgaacagatagcactattgaaagatagagaggttgagtagtgaagttaggaaacatgtcaatgaaacaatactaatttagtatttatttatacatagaacgatgcaatactttgtataatcaatgtgcaaattcaaagcatacaatttgaataaggtacatcaccgaagtgtaacatgccgatcgtaatgaaatttatgaatgctgtaattcttctaaaaacatatgccgcttttttttcatctaactatacatcaaattatcttttatatcaacaagaattgtctgtttcaataatagttttgtacatggttttcttcggaattgttattccacggttgtaaaaatttatcaatataaaccagagttcagtactaacaatactgatatttgggaatgtcccattaaacgattttatttagctacgatcctctgtttgtttgtttgtttgattcaaatctggaaactcaattttaaaccacttccaaccatccaattccctcgaaactttgcagaggtgcgtagtttggttgacaatacaaaattatgaaaaaactccgagtgggtgaaaaaattacctagtcaccaagaaataataacccataacaataaatcaaccattcttcaagcaaactgttaaactgcgtacagcaataagagtaatgaaaatccacaaacactaaaaactagaaaaagtatattaaaaaatttataataaacgattttatgaaaaatgcattaaaaactaaaaaataattattttcttatactacaatttcgatggtgtattttcacataaaatcgtggagcaggatatctcgcaacaaattcatttcgacacttgaggctatactaaattgattcatattctgttatgaaatatcctgaaccacgtttttatttaaagttgaaaaacaccatcgaaattgtagcacaacactagaagtattttttagttgttagtgcctttttgacgaaatcgtttaacagaacatttttttatatattttttgtttctaatcaagttatagtgattacaataaatcaatccaatacctgcaatcaactacctgtaaaagaaaatttgcagtttagcgatatttttgtaaaaggacttagtgccgtgtttcgaccccaaatgccccactgtgcgccgccgaacagcccaaatcctcgctggtcgggaccggcgcggcgtttagctcgtatcgcgagcagagccctaattctcagtgttcgtttctcgcttctttttagctgatagggggagcgagatggaacgctttgcctgcgcgacgatcgcgcacggagaggacggagtgtcaggcgtccgaaagacggagcgagacaaacaacatctcgtcgtctatctcgcaccaccctcgcttgctttcagtgcctcttgctcgctctcgtttcatgagacaatactgtagtatcttttatttgactttatccagatattatctttgcccatctctgttctccaactgcttcgccgtgattcattcaagcctccttgatggaaaaatattgataggggaaatgcggcaacagcgcgattcgactctcgatacgtctcggcaactatgtctttcctacatttatcggctagattggacttccaccggttttgatggtacaaggcacgaatataccatcaacgccggtgacggagaaaccttgaagcttcattcggacagttttcgagtcataaattcattattatttcaaagtggggtgcttattagcgttcaaacgcaccagaccaccctgcacagatgtctactgaaggcaactgtacccgcaaaaacttccttcgggccgattccaggacgaaagttgtaatttacgatttgcttactacacgcgtatacgtgcacgcttttcctagcttgtgtgagcgtactcacacattcaaaggcccgcggagacggcccccttaaactCTGCGTAAGACTTTTTTATTATGTCAACGATTCGAGAAagagaattgaaaattaaggAACCAAATGTAGAGTTTTTATAGTCGAGTGCAGAGGGGCAAGATCTGTTTTTAGATTTGGACTACATGAAAATTacgaattatttttcatttacttattttattatctgtttcagtatatataagtttaaatataattttcaccTAATACTAAGAAATATTAGGCCTGTTGATTATACTAAAATGATTTAACATTAATGTAACACTCAGTCTTAGGTTCGttatttaatattggatgtagaATGTTTTGTGTTTCATAAACATATATGAAAACTCCTACAAACAAGGATCAGGTATATTAAAGTACATGTAGAATTCTATCGAAACAAATCAAATAGCCACAGGATGAAAGTGACTCTTACTTGGAGAAATCACTGCTCTTTTCGATAATATGTTCAAATTCTGCAAAATTTAGTGCACCATCATCGTCTAAGTCTGCTTCGTCGAGTATATATTGCAAAACTTGCCGCATATCTGTTTCGCTCAATCTCTGGGGAGCAGTGAGTCTATCTACCACTTGTCTCAAATCTCCTATGCCAAGCATATCGTCACCATCGAAATCTGTACATAGCGTACATCAATCGGTGGAGAAGGTTCGCAGAATGGTGAACGGGTAACACGTACAATTACACATAAGACATTACCGAATATTCTGAAAGCATGTTCTGCCTTCACAGCTTTGGGCGCTGCGACGCTAAAGACGGACATCATATCCAAGAAATCCTCGAAAGTACAATCCCCATCTTGGCTAGAACTAAAGACTTTGCAAATCCTATCTCCGAAAGGGTTCACCCTCAGTTCAGGGTATTGTAGGATTTTGGACATCGGAAGCTTTGCATTTCTATTGTGACCAACTTTTTCTGGCGCGAGAACCTTGAATTTCTGATGCGCGCTGTCAGACACAAGCAATTGCTTTTACATATAAGTCGGGCCAAAAAAAGAACCTGAATTGTCAGATCTAATTATGAAACGAAAATGATACCAAAGTAAAACAGGCTTCTACGTAAGCTATGAACTATTTTAAATATGCTTACTGCAAAAGTTCCTTCTTTGTAAAGTATGTCAAATCCTATAACATACAATACCATTAAACAAAGTTGAAATATCCCACACTATTTACAGTTCAATTAACTACCTGGTAATCTTGCAGTTCGTCATCGGTAAACTGACTTTTACCTATTCCCATTTTTATATGCCTCAAACAACTGGTTCCTGACTATCAAGCTATCTTAACAGCAGTTATATTTATTCCTTAAAAACCTGATGTTTGAATGTCATACTACTTATACAATATTATACAGTATGCATGTTTAGTGACAGTGACAGGAAGatccagagttcggagggattc
This window contains:
- the LOC143371067 gene encoding calcium and integrin-binding protein 1-like isoform X1, producing MGIGKSQFTDDELQDYQDLTYFTKKELLHAHQKFKVLAPEKVGHNRNAKLPMSKILQYPELRVNPFGDRICKVFSSSQDGDCTFEDFLDMMSVFSVAAPKAVKAEHAFRIFDFDGDDMLGIGDLRQVVDRLTAPQRLSETDMRQVLQYILDEADLDDDGALNFAEFEHIIEKSSDFSNIINRPNIS
- the LOC143371202 gene encoding uncharacterized protein LOC143371202, whose translation is MSQEDINARINGLKMKRRSFKSQITHFNKYLDSYQDCEKNRVKLRERIERLRNQFGTFNGIQDELALIEDFDQAEAEREEITEQFDDTLATAVVLMNSFVASVNLIPPPNIENVSRDSPAPSAASSFPLSVKLPKIDLQKFDGRIEKWVTFRDGFKTTIHAIPGLSNIQKLNYLRASLSGKAESAIEAYTITDDNYEAAWDHLLEIYDNKRALVLRHASLLVDTPAMPNDSSESNRDLANHMQLHIRSLQALGRSWEDIANDLLLSIAVSSMAEDARKAWERTLSDMEVPKIATVFKHLHIAAHQCEEYSTSRGNAGRDLPDEHRTDSVAQRRNDTSNTHRAKPARAPKSPPSPRKTRQTFATNRYPNCKICHADSHAAYQCTQFLELSIEKRIEAARKARLCMNCLRSDHKTDECKAGKCRVCNKTHNTRLHLDTQNES
- the LOC143371067 gene encoding calcium and integrin-binding protein 1-like isoform X2, which produces MGIGKSQFTDDELQDYQDLTYFTKKELLHAHQKFKVLAPEKVGHNRNAKLPMSKILQYPELRVNPFGDRICKVFSSSQDGDCTFEDFLDMMSVFSVAAPKAVKAEHAFRIFDFDGDDMLGIGDLRQVVDRLTAPQRLSETDMRQVLQYILDEADLDDDGALNFAEFEHIIEKSSDFSKSFHICL
- the LOC143371203 gene encoding uncharacterized protein LOC143371203, translating into MPTAIVHALDHEQRPIECRTLVDTCSDANYVTEEFASKLHLQCKRASVAIEALNALNTVTNKLISTTIKSRLSDFQRHLTFFVIPRISRPLPDTQIDRTRFKIPANLKLADPNFHRPASVDMLIGTGPSLASFSVGQIDLSPRNGPDLILQKSQLGWIIGGSVLSTSPHIQRKTFATSVNFDLSKFWDIEEGPQQRYLSSEERDCEDHFTAHVQRNESGRYLVALPFNQKKQSIGDSRSRAYNRFLSLERKFHRNKSLQREYSSVIQEYISLGHMTKVKTRDSDGFYLPHHAVIKPSSTTTKVRVVFDGSAKSSSGLSLNDALMIGPTIQDDIFALLLRFRMYAYVLTGDIEKMYRQFLIRPEDRRYQRILWRDERNEIATFELNTVTFGLSSAPYLAIRCVHQLADDEEDSFPRAASILKRDMYVDDLLTGADTYAEAKNLRDEVIGLLQRGGLNIRQWVSNEPRLLDGLTEEQIHPKFFGDSTVKTLGVSWDARNDTVTYTVDPHVITKVTKRTILSSIARIFDPLGLLAPVTVVAKILMQRLWHLKLDWDESLPASLHTEWITFANDFKHLHNVSFGRNVTQRATRRIELHGFCDASEQAYGACLYIRSIDKRGKINVNLLCAKSRVAPLKTISLARLELCGAILLASLYATVREAIKRELDSVIFWTDSTIVLNWLQKEPSSLKTFVANRVSEIQSKTDITAWRHVRSCDNPADLLSRGQSPTQFLHDSNWRHGPQWLSSVESAWPESKFKIVEEVPETKRVTCFVTTTINSDEILNRYSSLSRLRRIIAYCLRLRLPRRFKGPLTVEELHAANDRVVQLVQSSAFTQDLHHLKTGAGLHPKSKLLPLHPFLDDKGILRVGGRLQNSTLPFEQKHPVLLPKGHRITELIIREAHLQLHHAGINSTLYAVRQTYWPIDGKNTTRKIVRQCVRCFRVNPPVTDYVMGNLPAARVTETRPFYNCGVDYCGPFYIKERRFRNRTRIKTYVAVFICLATKAVHLEVVSDMTTEAFIAALKRLIARRGMCRNMYSDNGSNFIGANNELREIHEDLLKNERVQHFLADKGISWHFMPALSPHFGGLWEAAVKSFKHHVKRVVGEELFTFEQFNTFVIEVEAILNSRPLTPLSCDSNDPIALTPGHFLIGNSLTSLPETDFKATATNRLSNWQHIQKVKQDFWSRWHKEYINHLNVRHKWTKGSHTIKEGTIVVIRDDQLPPLQWHLGCIEKVHPGKDDIVRTVTVRTFRGVYRRNVKQLAPLPVHNETELVA